A genome region from Synergistes jonesii includes the following:
- a CDS encoding CvpA family protein yields the protein MKVLGFGCWDIFFIVLAAYFIVRGVFRGFVGEVITLAGFIASFYLSFHYSGELGHIVASSAGLNVHIAQAVAAAFIWIAVTIAAATLRMLAKSLIGAARLGAADKLLGLLSGAIKSVVAVYVVITAGILLAPVISPTWMSESDILRYAGRCWPEFRAMFIDLNILPEGTTLPYGTLEEILRPYRTGGDGPEGYSPESGRT from the coding sequence GAAAGTGCTCGGCTTCGGCTGCTGGGACATATTCTTCATCGTCCTGGCGGCATATTTTATCGTGCGCGGCGTCTTCCGCGGCTTCGTAGGAGAGGTTATAACGCTCGCCGGCTTCATCGCGTCATTTTACCTCTCATTTCACTACTCCGGAGAGCTCGGGCACATCGTGGCCTCCTCCGCCGGGCTGAACGTACACATCGCGCAGGCCGTCGCCGCGGCGTTCATCTGGATTGCAGTGACCATAGCCGCCGCTACGCTGCGCATGCTCGCGAAAAGCCTGATCGGAGCGGCGCGCCTAGGCGCGGCGGATAAACTTCTCGGCCTCCTCTCCGGCGCGATAAAGAGCGTCGTCGCCGTCTACGTAGTGATAACGGCCGGCATCCTTCTTGCGCCCGTAATTTCTCCGACCTGGATGTCGGAGAGCGACATACTGCGCTACGCCGGCAGATGCTGGCCGGAGTTCCGCGCGATGTTCATCGATCTGAACATACTGCCCGAAGGCACGACGCTGCCCTACGGCACACTTGAAGAGATACTCCGCCCCTACAGAACGGGGGGCGACGGGCCGGAGGGCTATAGCCCGGAGTCTGGAAGAACTTAG
- a CDS encoding endonuclease MutS2 — MYIEQAALGSLEIEKIKNIIAKRCRSEIGALVTENIAPAADMAELKRRQALFADVEEYRGRKGELPWVKDIVPVAPMLDAAEENGLLSGEELVKIRLLLTLEGRMKDALSAAVGEYGSFSIPLREMRDFSDECEMLSVIDDDGRLYDYASEKLGKLRQRMRELKETIRRRAHAILGDPQIAPMLQERVLTLRNGRHAFLVRQDAMPQFPGAVVDRSGSGNSVYMEPRSLMSLNNEYGRLHGEEMLEETRLFREFTSRLMSRKKGIFDAENVLGTIDLFYALSEMMRTDKWRLPELDERTLFSFVRARHPLLGARSVPIEIKCGLDFRILVITGPNTGGKTVALKTAGVCIYLGWLGFPIPAGEGSLLGDIGELFTDIGDEQSIEQSLSTFSAHITHVTQILNKVTPRSVVMLDELGAGTDPEEGAALGIALLDWLREERALVLATTHHNPIKRYALAADKIETASVEFDGKTLSPTYKILIGIPGRSNALLIAEKLGMRRSVINRAQQAMNGREVSMEDLIGELQEKRSALERETVAVEASRKKLAKLEKDYEERMKAIEEKKDALIASADKKALSIVRNAEDSARALIKNMSDAKAEAEARRELEKKRGHFHKIEDSAAKREEKKESAQSVVAAKHELSAGDCVQIIGTNKSASVVELRGKKALIQAGAAQIEIPLTKLKLSQQAVQRAAPQVRIKVSRPVGVPSSIMVRGMTIDEAMPIVEQYLDRAYCAGYDSVTVIHGRGEGILRREVQELCKRLPYIAEHNLGGPHEGGYGVTVVRFKR; from the coding sequence ATGTACATAGAACAAGCCGCCCTCGGCAGCCTTGAAATAGAGAAAATAAAAAACATCATAGCGAAGCGCTGCCGCAGCGAAATAGGCGCGCTCGTAACGGAAAACATAGCGCCCGCCGCGGACATGGCCGAATTGAAGCGCCGCCAGGCGCTTTTTGCCGACGTAGAAGAGTACCGCGGACGGAAGGGCGAACTGCCGTGGGTTAAAGACATCGTCCCAGTCGCGCCGATGCTCGACGCCGCGGAGGAAAACGGCCTGCTATCCGGCGAGGAACTCGTCAAGATTCGCCTTCTTCTGACCCTCGAGGGCAGGATGAAGGACGCGCTTTCCGCGGCGGTCGGCGAATACGGCAGCTTTTCGATACCGCTGCGCGAGATGCGCGACTTTTCCGACGAATGCGAAATGCTATCCGTCATCGACGACGACGGGCGCCTCTACGACTACGCCTCCGAGAAGCTCGGCAAGCTGCGCCAGCGCATGCGCGAGCTGAAGGAGACGATACGCCGCCGCGCCCACGCGATACTTGGCGACCCGCAGATAGCGCCGATGCTGCAAGAGCGCGTACTGACGCTGCGCAACGGCCGCCACGCCTTCCTCGTTAGACAGGACGCGATGCCGCAGTTTCCCGGCGCGGTCGTCGACCGCTCCGGCTCGGGGAACAGCGTCTATATGGAGCCGCGCTCGCTGATGAGCCTCAACAACGAATACGGCAGGCTCCACGGCGAGGAAATGCTCGAAGAAACTCGCCTCTTCCGCGAATTCACGTCGCGTCTCATGTCGCGCAAGAAGGGGATATTCGACGCGGAAAACGTCCTCGGGACGATAGACCTCTTCTACGCTCTCTCGGAAATGATGCGCACCGACAAGTGGCGCCTGCCGGAGCTTGACGAGCGCACGCTCTTCTCCTTCGTCCGCGCGCGGCATCCTCTTCTGGGGGCAAGATCCGTCCCCATCGAAATAAAGTGCGGGCTCGACTTCCGCATACTCGTGATAACCGGGCCGAACACCGGCGGTAAAACAGTTGCGCTCAAGACTGCAGGCGTATGCATATACCTCGGCTGGCTCGGCTTTCCTATCCCGGCCGGCGAGGGCTCGCTGCTCGGCGACATAGGAGAGCTCTTCACGGACATCGGCGACGAGCAGAGCATCGAGCAGAGCCTTTCGACCTTCAGCGCCCACATAACGCACGTGACCCAGATACTGAACAAAGTCACGCCGCGCTCCGTCGTGATGCTCGACGAGCTCGGCGCCGGCACCGACCCGGAGGAGGGCGCGGCGCTCGGCATAGCTCTGCTTGACTGGCTCAGGGAGGAGCGCGCCCTCGTCCTGGCGACGACGCACCACAATCCGATAAAGCGCTACGCCCTCGCGGCGGATAAAATAGAGACCGCGAGCGTCGAATTCGACGGCAAGACCCTTTCGCCGACGTATAAGATACTGATCGGCATCCCGGGGCGCAGCAACGCGCTGCTGATAGCTGAAAAGCTCGGCATGCGCCGTTCCGTCATCAACAGGGCGCAGCAGGCGATGAACGGGCGCGAAGTCTCGATGGAGGATCTTATCGGCGAGCTCCAGGAGAAGCGCTCGGCGCTCGAACGGGAGACCGTGGCAGTCGAAGCGTCGCGCAAAAAGTTGGCAAAGCTCGAAAAGGATTACGAAGAGAGGATGAAGGCGATAGAAGAAAAAAAAGACGCGCTGATAGCGAGCGCCGACAAAAAAGCTCTTTCCATCGTACGCAACGCCGAAGACTCCGCCCGCGCGCTGATCAAAAACATGTCCGACGCGAAGGCCGAAGCCGAAGCGCGACGCGAACTCGAAAAAAAGCGTGGACACTTCCACAAGATCGAAGACTCCGCCGCAAAGCGCGAAGAGAAAAAAGAAAGCGCGCAGTCCGTCGTCGCGGCGAAGCACGAGCTGTCGGCCGGCGACTGCGTCCAGATAATCGGCACGAACAAAAGCGCGTCCGTCGTCGAACTGAGGGGCAAAAAAGCTCTGATACAGGCCGGAGCCGCGCAGATAGAAATCCCCCTCACCAAGCTGAAGCTCTCGCAGCAGGCCGTACAGAGAGCCGCGCCGCAGGTGCGCATAAAGGTCTCGCGACCGGTCGGCGTGCCCTCGTCGATAATGGTGCGCGGAATGACGATAGACGAGGCGATGCCGATCGTCGAACAGTACCTCGACCGCGCGTACTGCGCCGGCTACGACAGCGTAACGGTGATACACGGACGCGGCGAAGGCATCCTGCGCCGCGAGGTGCAGGAGCTCTGCAAGCGCCTGCCCTACATCGCCGAACACAACCTCGGCGGACCCCACGAAGGCGGCTATGGCGTGACCGTAGTAAGATTCAAAAGATAA